A portion of the Luteibaculum oceani genome contains these proteins:
- a CDS encoding DUF6702 family protein, with product MKAKFTLPVSFTLLLIWIICSSFSHPFHVSVSLLDADFQNKRIKCTHKIFVDDLEKGLALAFNKSIKLTKKTITSEDTQKHLESYLQSNFKIRFKDEMLPQWVGCEIENDLIWVYVAYEAKEKWVETLEVKNNLLFNTYSDQLNIVHFEYSGEKYTQHFNQKVKDFAPLKTHD from the coding sequence ATGAAAGCTAAGTTTACTTTACCCGTCTCATTTACCCTCCTTCTAATTTGGATTATTTGTTCCTCTTTTAGTCACCCCTTTCACGTTAGTGTTAGTCTCTTAGATGCTGATTTTCAAAACAAAAGGATAAAATGCACTCACAAAATTTTTGTCGACGACTTAGAAAAGGGATTGGCTTTGGCCTTTAATAAAAGTATCAAACTGACGAAAAAAACTATCACTTCCGAGGATACCCAAAAACATTTAGAATCCTACTTACAATCAAACTTTAAGATTAGGTTTAAAGATGAGATGCTACCCCAATGGGTGGGCTGTGAAATTGAAAATGATTTAATCTGGGTTTATGTGGCTTATGAAGCTAAGGAGAAATGGGTGGAAACTTTAGAAGTAAAAAACAACCTTCTATTTAACACCTATAGCGACCAGTTAAACATCGTTCACTTTGAATATAGCGGAGAGAAGTACACTCAACATTTTAACCAAAAGGTAAAGGATTTTGCTCCTTTAAAAACGCATGACTAA
- the nth gene encoding endonuclease III, whose amino-acid sequence MTKKEKAAFIVDKLEQLYPETPVPLDHKDPYTLLIAVLLSAQCTDERVNQVTPYLWELADNPFDMAKQTQEDIKAIIRPCGLSPRKSAAILELSKILVKKYNGEVPQSFDALEELPGVGHKTASVVMAQAFNVPAFPVDTHIHRLLYRWTISTGKSVEKTEADAKKIFPKELWNKLHLQIIFYGREYCKARGHNPNDCPICSAIGRKNMK is encoded by the coding sequence ATGACTAAGAAAGAAAAAGCCGCATTTATAGTAGATAAGTTGGAGCAACTCTATCCAGAAACTCCAGTACCTTTAGACCATAAGGACCCATATACATTATTAATCGCCGTCTTACTTTCGGCGCAATGTACAGACGAACGAGTAAATCAGGTAACTCCTTATTTATGGGAATTAGCTGACAATCCCTTTGATATGGCCAAGCAAACTCAAGAGGATATCAAAGCAATAATTCGTCCTTGCGGGCTTTCTCCTCGAAAATCTGCGGCTATTCTGGAGCTTTCTAAAATCCTAGTAAAAAAATATAATGGTGAGGTTCCCCAATCTTTCGATGCCTTAGAAGAACTACCAGGTGTTGGTCATAAAACCGCCTCCGTGGTTATGGCGCAAGCATTCAATGTACCCGCCTTCCCGGTAGATACACATATACATAGATTACTTTACCGATGGACCATTAGTACAGGCAAATCGGTGGAAAAAACCGAAGCGGACGCAAAAAAGATTTTTCCAAAAGAGTTATGGAACAAACTGCATTTGCAGATTATATTCTATGGAAGAGAATACTGCAAAGCACGCGGACATAATCCAAATGATTGCCCCATTTGTTCTGCCATTGGTAGAAAGAATATGAAATAA
- a CDS encoding sigma-70 family RNA polymerase sigma factor yields MLQESDHVLVSHYIKGNEKAFEILLERHKTKVYQNIYFMVHDGELAEDIFQETFMKVIRTLKSGRYNEEGKFLPWVCRIAHNLVIDHFRREKKMRMVSGGDDYDIFATLDMEELTVEDQLVMDQIGSDVKKLMEQLPEEQKEVVQMRCFQDMSFKEIAENTGVSINTALGRMRYALINIRKMIKEHNIILSPQ; encoded by the coding sequence ATGTTGCAGGAAAGCGATCACGTATTGGTTTCTCATTATATAAAGGGAAACGAAAAAGCATTCGAAATTTTATTAGAACGTCACAAAACCAAGGTATACCAGAATATATACTTTATGGTTCACGACGGCGAATTGGCTGAAGATATATTTCAGGAAACCTTTATGAAGGTAATTCGCACGTTAAAAAGTGGCAGGTACAACGAAGAGGGTAAGTTTTTGCCTTGGGTTTGTAGGATAGCACATAACCTGGTAATAGATCATTTCAGACGTGAAAAGAAAATGCGTATGGTATCGGGTGGCGATGATTACGACATTTTTGCAACGCTTGACATGGAGGAGTTAACGGTAGAAGATCAGTTGGTTATGGATCAGATTGGCTCTGATGTTAAAAAGCTTATGGAGCAATTACCAGAGGAACAAAAGGAGGTGGTTCAGATGCGTTGCTTTCAGGATATGAGTTTTAAAGAGATTGCTGAAAATACAGGAGTTTCGATAAATACTGCTTTAGGAAGAATGCGTTATGCCCTAATAAACATTAGGAAAATGATAAAGGAACACAACATAATTTTGAGCCCTCAATAA